The genomic interval CCGCGGTCTCGGACATGACGGTGACGTCGCTTCTGATCACCATCGCAGGGTTTACGCTGCTTTATACGGTGCTGATCGTGATCGAGATGCGGCTGATGCTGGCCGCGATCCGCAAGGGACCGCAGCCGGACCATGACCCGGAGATGCCGCTTGCGCCCAAAGCGCTGGCCCCCCGTAACCCTGTTGCAGCGGAGTAACCCCGATGATCCTGCACACCCTTCTTGATTATGACACATTGCGCGTCATCTGGTGGCTGCTGCTCGGCGTGCTTCTGATCGGTTTTGCCGTAATGGACGGGTTCGACCTTGGCGTCGGAATGCTGCTGCCATTTGCCGGAAAAACCGATCTGGAACGCCGTATCGTCATCAACACCATCGGCCCGGTCTGGGAAGGCAACCAGGTCTGGCTGATCCTTGGCGGCGGCGCGATCTTTGCCGCCTGGCCGCCGCTTTACGCGGTCAGTTTCTCGGGCTTTTACCTTGCGATGTTCGCGATCCTTGCAGCGCTGATCCTGCGGCCGGTCGGCTTCAAATACCGCTCGAAACGAGAAAGCGCGACATGGCGCAGGAACTGGGACCGGGCATTGTTCATCGGAGGTTTCGTTCCCGCGCTGATCTTCGGCGTAGCGGTCGGCAATGTGCTGCAAGGAGTGCCGTTCCGATTGGGCTCTGACCTGAGGATTTTCTATGATGGCACGTTCTTCGGCCTGCTGAACCCGTTTGCATTGCTCTGCGGGCTCTTATCGGTCGCGATGCTGACCATGCATGGCGCGAACTGGCTGGTGCTGAAATCCTCGGGCGAGGTGGCCGGTCGGGCCCGCCGCTTTGGCACCATCGCCACCCTGGCGACGATCACGCTTTATGCACTTGGCGGGATCGCCCTGTGGCTGTTTGTCGATGGCTATCGCATCACCAGCGCGATCAATACCACCGGCCCGTCAAATCCGCTGGCGAAAACGGTTGATGTCAGCGCCGGGGCCTGGTTCGCCAATTACGCCGCCCATCCCTGGATGATCGCCGCCCCGGTTCTTGGGTTCCTTGGCGCGGTGCTGGTGCTGTGGGGACTGCGCGCACGCCGCGAGGTGGCAACGCTCTTGTTCAGTAAGCTCTCGATCTTCGGGATTATCGCTTCGGTCGGACTGTCGATGTTTCCCTTCATCCTGCCTTCGACCGCGCAGCCGGGGGCAAGCCTGACGGTCTGGGATGCGTCCTCCAGCCATATGACGCTGTTCATCATGCTTGTCGTCACCCTGATCTTCCTGCCGCTGATCGTCGCCTATACCGCCTGGGCCTACAAACTGCTCTGGGGCAAGGTGGATGAGGATGACATCACCGGCGGCGGTCACGCCTACTGAAAGGAACAAGATATGTGGTATTTTGCCTGGATCCTCGGCCTGCCGCTGGCCGTCTGCTTCGCGGTGCTGAACGCGATGTGGTTCGAGATGCTCGATGACGGGGATGAAGCCCGTGAAGGCCGCCGCGATGGTGGCACCCACACAGGTGCATGACACGCAGACGAGACGGAGGGCCAGAACATGGCCCCCCACCACCGGGGCCTCTGCCTTTCAGCCCGAATTCTTTTGCAGCGAATCCTGAGCCGCTGCTGATCCCCGGCAGGCACGCACCCGTTCAATCGCAGCATCTTCACAGCAGTGCCCGGCGCGCAGTTCGATACCAGTGCCCCGATCCCGGGCCGGGTGCTGTCATCGACGGCAGATCGCTCCATCCGATGCCTCGCGAAATCTGACCTTATGGAGTACTGATCGCCCGACTGCGCGAAAGGGAATGGCATGCGGGACATAATGGAACGACAACAGGTATGGATCTACCTGATGGCAGTCCTGGTTGCCGGGCTCACTGGATTTGCTGTGCCGGACGCCACCGCTTTGGAGCACGCGATCAATCCGGCATTGGCCCTCATGCTGTTTGTCACGTTTTTACAGGTGCCACTGTCCGAGATTGGCCGAGGCTTCCGGGAGGCGCGATTTCTGGGCGCTCTTCTGGTAAGCAACTTCCTTGTCGTCCCGATCCTCGCACTCGCATTGGCGCAACTCGCGATCGACGACGCACTTTTGCGCCTTGGCATTCTCATGGTGCTGCTGACACCCTGTATCGACTATGTGATTACCTTTGCCCATCTGGGGCGGGCGGACGCGCGGTTGCTGCTGTCATCGACACCGGTTTTGCTGCTGGTTCAAATGGCTCTGCTGCCACTCTACCTTGGCCTGTTTCTCGGCGGTGACGTTGTCGAGCTCGTGCGTCCCGGCCCCTTTGTGCATGCTTTTGTCTGGTTGATCGCAGTGCCGTTGATCTGCGCTGGTGTGGTCCAGTTCTGGGCCGCGTCGTGCACCACGGGGGTGCGCGTCAGTGCAGCTCTTGGAGTTCTTCCGGTCCCGGCAACAGCCTTGGTCCTGTTCCTCGTTGTCGCCGCGACAGTTCCCGTTCTGGGGGCTGCGAGCCACCATGCATTATCCGCCCTGCCAATCTATATCCTCTTTGCCGTCTTCGCACCGCTCCTCGGCTGGGGCATAAGGAGGCTCTTCGGGCTTTCACACGCAGCAAGCCGGGCAGTGTCATTCTCGACTGCAACGCGAAACTCCCTCGTCGTTCTACCGCTGGCCCTGGCTGTTCCCGGTGCGATCCCGATCCTTCCCGCAGTGATCGTGACGCAGACCCTGGTCGAACTGATGGCCGAACTGATCTACGTCCGGGTTATACCTCTGTTTGGCAAGGCGAAAGAGAGGCGGGCCAAGGCTGCCTGAAGGACTGTCCCCTGCCGTTGGGAAAAGGTCTGCATTCGCAGACCATCACCACTAAACCATTGCAGGCCCCGTTTCCTGCCAGATCCCCGAAGGCGTGTTCAGCTTTGGCCTGCCCGGGGATCAAGCCACGGCATCAACCGGGCGCCACAACGGCGACAGGCGAAGTTCCGAGCACCCGGAAGAGCAGCACCTCGTTCTGCAACTGCTCCAACCTGTTTGCCGTGACGGCGCCTTCCGCGCTGCGTCTGCGTTCCTGCGCATCCAGCAGCACCCGCAATGGTTCCGCGCCCGCCTTGTATCTTCGCTCGGTGAGGTTTTCGGCTTCACGCGCCGCTTCAAGCGCGGCAGTCAAATGACCGGCCTTGGTCGCCAGATTGCGCCGGGCGCTCAGGGCTGTTGACCATCCCGATTTCCGCCGGGTCAAGTACCGCGACGTAGCGCTGAATGACACCAGCTTCTTCTAGCGCCTTGGCGCGCCGCAGACAGGGCGAGGGCGAAAGCCCGACCTGGGCTGCCAGTTCGACCTTCTGCATCCGACCATCTTTCTGCAATGCGCGCAGAATACGTCGGTCTGTTTCGTCTAGTCTGGTCATGGAAGAGGCGGCTGCGGGAATCTGAACAGCCGGGATAAGTGGATTTTCCGCGTAGCGGCAGCATGATGCTGCGAGCGAGGAGAAGACCATGGCAAGACGACCGCGCCGGAACCACAGCCCGGCTTTCAAGGCGAAAGTGGCGGTAGCCGCGATCAAGAGCGAGAAGACCATGATCGAGCTGGCGCAGGAGTTCGACGTTCACCTGAACCAGATCAAACGGCCATGGCCTTCAAGCTGATGATGCCGGCCCAGAAGAAATGGCGAAAACTCGACGGCCACCACCGCCTCCCAGAAATCATACAGGGGGTTGAGTTCCGCGACGGCCTCCGTCAACTTCAAACCGCCGCCTGATCAAGCGTCACCAACTTTCGACCATAGCTCAGCGAAAATTCCGCTACACATCGGGCCGCCAAGATCCGATGAATCGATCTGGCACTCTCTGATGTGAGTTCATAATTCTTATGATGGCCGGGCCACGTTAGAAGCCATGCGCAGAGGAAACACTCGTAACACATAGGCCGGTGAAAGGGGGCAAGTATGAATGCACGTAGGTTTGACATTACCGCCGAAGAAATCGGCGTGGTGGTCGCGCGCTTTTACGCAGACATTCGCCACCATCCAGTTCTTGGGCCAGTTTTTGCACGGCACGTCACGGATTGGTCAGAGCATGAAAGCAGGATCATGTCTTTCTGGCGTAACGCGATCCTGCGCGAACAGGGCTACGATGGAAACCCCATGTTCGTTCACAAAGAGGCAGGAGACATACGCGCTGAGATGTTTCCAATATGGCTGGACCTCTTTGATAAAGTGCTGGCTGCTAACCTCACAATAGATCAGGCCCGAAATTGGTCAGCCCTCGCGCACCGGATTGGCAAGGGCCTCAGCTATGGGCTTGCGCAGGCTGGCGATCCCCCAAACCTCCGCCGCTGATAGAGAGGCAGCAGTTTCATCAACCAAATCTTCGACAATGCCAGAGCCGTTAAACCGGGCCCTTTTGAACTCTAAAATACCTTTCCCCCGATCCCCAAGAAGGGGGGATAGCCCCCCTGTCTGCCTAAACCGCGACCCCAAATAGTTTCCCGATAGCGGCGGTCACTGCCATCGCGGCACCGCCCCAGAAGACCACACGCAGTGTTGGTCGCAACAACTTGGCTCCGCCGGCCCAAGCCCCGAGAGCCCCGAGAACAGCAAGCGCGAGCAGCGTTGTCACAGTAACCACGACGGCGACAGTTTCTGCGGGTGAGACGAGCGCAGCGACCATCGGCACAGCCCCGGCCAAAGTGAACGTGAGCCCAGAGGCAAAGGCAGCCTGTAAGGGATTGGCGCTATGCACCTCAGAAAGGCCGAGTTCATCGCGCACATGGGCCCCAAGCGCGTCAGCTTCGGTCAACTCGCGCGCGACAAGCGCTGCCGTCGCGGGCGAGAGACCTCGGCTCTCCCAGATAGAAGCCAGTTCCGCCTCCTCCTCCGCGGGTGTCTCGCGCAGAGCCTGCGCCTCACGGGCGATGTCAGCACCTTCAATATCCGATTGTGAGCTGACCGAGACATATTCCCCCGCCGCCATCGACATCGCCCCGGCGGCCAATCCCGCGGCGCCTGCGATGAACACCGCCTCTGCGGAAGGATTGGCGACCGCCACGCCCACGATGAGCGCCGAGATCGAGACGATCCCATCGTTGGCGCCGAGCACCGCGGCCCGCAACCAACCGCTGCGGTTGACGAAATGCACTTCTTCATGGGCTGACTGATAGGTCATGGCCGTCCCGCTCCAATTTCATACTGTCGATCTGACCCTGTAGATTCCAGGCCGCGCCAAAGCTTCACCGCTCATCCGCGCTCGATGGATTGAAACGCTGACGAGGCCATCGACTTCCTTAAACTTCCGGTAACAATGTAGGGTGAACCGGATCATTGCAATTGATCTGGGTCATAGCCGACGTTGGACGGAATGAATTATCGGCTCCTCATGCGCCGAACCCGCCGCATGCGTGTCAACACAGGAAGCTTCCTATGCCCAGCACCGCCCCTGTAAGTCTTGAAGAACGCCTCATGCTTCCCCTCACGCTCGCGGCGAGTTTCGGCATGGCGGCCGCCTTCTTCGGCACCTTCGTGCTGCCGGGGATCTGGCTCACGGCAGGGCTTGCACTTGTCTATCTTGCGGCCGGGCTTCCGACGGGGCTGCGCGCGCTTGGTGCACTTTTCAAGGACCACGTGCTCGACATCGACCTGTTGATGATCATCGCGGCTTTGGCCGCGCTTGCGGTAGGCGCCCCACTGGAGGGGGCGGTTCTCCTCACGCTCTTCAGCATTTCGGGCACGCTGGAGCATCGCGCTATGGGCCGCGCCCGCCGCGCGATCGAGGCGCTGATGGCGCTGCGCCCCGAGACTGCACTGCGGCTGAGCGCCACGGGCGCGACAGAGGAAATCCCCGTCGCGGCGCTTCGCGAGGGGGATTTGCTTGTCCTGCGTCCGGGCGCGCGCGTGCCCGTGGATGGCGTGCTTGTCACCGGCGAAGGCACGGTCGACGAGGCGACGATCACCGGAGAGTCGATGCCCGTCTCAAAGGTGCCCGGAGCGAAGCTTTTCGAGGCGACGGTCAACCTCAATTCCGTGCTGACCATGCACGCAAGCGCCACCGTCGAAAGCAGCACCGTGGCGCGGATGATCGACATGGTGACCGAGGCCCAAGCCGCCCGCGCGCCTTCCGAGACCTTCAGCGCCTGGTTCGGGCAGCGCTACACCGTGGCCGTGCTTTTGGGGGCCATGCTGGCCTTTGTGGTTCTGTGGGGGATGGGGGCTTCCGCCTCCGACGCCCTCTACCGCGCTGCGGTGCTGCTGGTGGCGGCAAGCCCTTGCGCCGTGGTGATCTCGGTGCCCGCCGCCATGCTGTCGGCGCTGGCGGCTGCGGCACGGGGCGGCGTGTTGTTCAAAGGTGGCGCGGCGCTTGAAGCCTTGGCAGAAGTGAAGAGCTTTTCCTTTGACAAAACCGGCACCCTGACCACCGGAGTTGCAGAGGTCACCGACCTCACCTCAGAGATCCCCGAGGGGCGCATGCTGGCGCTGCTCTCGGGTTTGGAGGCGCAGTCCGAGCATCCGATCGCCGCCGCGATCCGGCGCCGGGCAGAGGCCGAGGGGCTTGCCCCCGCCGCCATCCGGGATGTCGTG from Paracoccus aminophilus JCM 7686 carries:
- the cydB gene encoding cytochrome d ubiquinol oxidase subunit II: MILHTLLDYDTLRVIWWLLLGVLLIGFAVMDGFDLGVGMLLPFAGKTDLERRIVINTIGPVWEGNQVWLILGGGAIFAAWPPLYAVSFSGFYLAMFAILAALILRPVGFKYRSKRESATWRRNWDRALFIGGFVPALIFGVAVGNVLQGVPFRLGSDLRIFYDGTFFGLLNPFALLCGLLSVAMLTMHGANWLVLKSSGEVAGRARRFGTIATLATITLYALGGIALWLFVDGYRITSAINTTGPSNPLAKTVDVSAGAWFANYAAHPWMIAAPVLGFLGAVLVLWGLRARREVATLLFSKLSIFGIIASVGLSMFPFILPSTAQPGASLTVWDASSSHMTLFIMLVVTLIFLPLIVAYTAWAYKLLWGKVDEDDITGGGHAY
- the cydX gene encoding cytochrome bd-I oxidase subunit CydX, with protein sequence MWYFAWILGLPLAVCFAVLNAMWFEMLDDGDEAREGRRDGGTHTGA
- a CDS encoding arsenic resistance protein — translated: MAVLVAGLTGFAVPDATALEHAINPALALMLFVTFLQVPLSEIGRGFREARFLGALLVSNFLVVPILALALAQLAIDDALLRLGILMVLLTPCIDYVITFAHLGRADARLLLSSTPVLLLVQMALLPLYLGLFLGGDVVELVRPGPFVHAFVWLIAVPLICAGVVQFWAASCTTGVRVSAALGVLPVPATALVLFLVVAATVPVLGAASHHALSALPIYILFAVFAPLLGWGIRRLFGLSHAASRAVSFSTATRNSLVVLPLALAVPGAIPILPAVIVTQTLVELMAELIYVRVIPLFGKAKERRAKAA
- a CDS encoding group III truncated hemoglobin, whose translation is MNARRFDITAEEIGVVVARFYADIRHHPVLGPVFARHVTDWSEHESRIMSFWRNAILREQGYDGNPMFVHKEAGDIRAEMFPIWLDLFDKVLAANLTIDQARNWSALAHRIGKGLSYGLAQAGDPPNLRR
- a CDS encoding VIT1/CCC1 transporter family protein yields the protein MTYQSAHEEVHFVNRSGWLRAAVLGANDGIVSISALIVGVAVANPSAEAVFIAGAAGLAAGAMSMAAGEYVSVSSQSDIEGADIAREAQALRETPAEEEAELASIWESRGLSPATAALVARELTEADALGAHVRDELGLSEVHSANPLQAAFASGLTFTLAGAVPMVAALVSPAETVAVVVTVTTLLALAVLGALGAWAGGAKLLRPTLRVVFWGGAAMAVTAAIGKLFGVAV
- a CDS encoding heavy metal translocating P-type ATPase, giving the protein MLPLTLAASFGMAAAFFGTFVLPGIWLTAGLALVYLAAGLPTGLRALGALFKDHVLDIDLLMIIAALAALAVGAPLEGAVLLTLFSISGTLEHRAMGRARRAIEALMALRPETALRLSATGATEEIPVAALREGDLLVLRPGARVPVDGVLVTGEGTVDEATITGESMPVSKVPGAKLFEATVNLNSVLTMHASATVESSTVARMIDMVTEAQAARAPSETFSAWFGQRYTVAVLLGAMLAFVVLWGMGASASDALYRAAVLLVAASPCAVVISVPAAMLSALAAAARGGVLFKGGAALEALAEVKSFSFDKTGTLTTGVAEVTDLTSEIPEGRMLALLSGLEAQSEHPIAAAIRRRAEAEGLAPAAIRDVVTHPSEGITGIDEEGPIWAGNQRMLERMGARVDTAGTQRLKASAQTVTWIGRGEQLIGGVTVADRPRPSSAAGLSQLRAAGVAQLALMTGDRRPVAERIGRELGFSDAEIHAELLPEDKVKLVAALAEKGRTAFVGDGVNDAAALARADVGVAMGVAGSEVALQAADVALLSEDMTRLAAARTLALRTRRIIRQNLGFALAMMVLLVVSALFFELPLPLAVIGHEGGTVLVVLNGLRLLADPIRNDRGAARKAASHPSSQPQEVSHV